The Odocoileus virginianus isolate 20LAN1187 ecotype Illinois chromosome 3, Ovbor_1.2, whole genome shotgun sequence genome includes a window with the following:
- the LOC110147038 gene encoding zinc finger protein 266-like isoform X3, whose product MLENYKNLTTAGHQAFKPTLISWLEQEVLKTVEKGILQEWEMQLTSNDLGIQQDILQEKTSNRVQMTQSHNGQELYDCEHRWKDFSDSDYSYLSSHKRTENGGNSYEYNHYGKSFFTLHNESFTGEKCSMFNQCGKAIRLTPDTVYWQCSIQEKALEHRDLGRSFANESFLQAQMRAQKKKRHDNWNECGRASIQSTSLHAHVPTHTANKHYIHEDSGKFSDATLSRRRHIKTHTGEKPFQCDTCGKAFGSSSYLRIHIRIHTGIKPYRCKRCGKAFVSSSYLQVHSRIHTGIKPYKCKECGKDFSQSSNLTGHMKTHTRDQAYKCKVCGKDFHRSSDLIGHTKTHTGEQLYKCKECGKAFGSSSHLRVHSQIHTGIKLYKCQDCGKTFTGSSRLIEHMNTHTGEKPFKCETCGKTFTQSSCLTKHMKIHTGEKPLKCDICGTTFTQTSYLTQHMRTHTGEKPFKCDKCGKAFAAYSYLSNHFRTHTGEKPFKCDTCGKTFVQSSGLSQHKKTHTGEKPFKCDTCGKTFSQSSYLSRHMRTHTGEKPYKCDTCGKGFGFSSILRRHLQSHTGEKTAKCEKCGKTFTRASGLTQHMTTHTGEKPYKCDKCGKAFADSSCLTKHIRTHTGEKPFKCDKCGKAFAVSSRLTKHFRTHTGEKPFECNICGKTFTTSLSVTMHKRRHTGEKPYSCKGRG is encoded by the coding sequence ACACAAAGCCACAATGGACAGGAACTGTATGACTGTGAGCACAGGTGGAAAGACTTCAGTGACAGTGACTACTCATACCTTAGTTCAcacaagagaactgaaaatggaGGCAATTCTTATGAATATAATCATTATGGAAAAAGCTTCTTTACTCTGCACAACGAATCCTTTACTGGAGAAAAATGTTCCATGTTTAATCAGTGTGGAAAAGCCATCAGGCTGACTCCAGATACTGTGTACTGGCAATGTAGCATACAAGAGAAAGCCTTAGAACACAGAGATCTTGGGCGATCCTTTGCTAATGAGTCTTTTCTTCAGGCACAAATGAGagctcagaagaaaaaaagacatgacAATTGGAATGAATGTGGGAGAGCTTCCATTCAGTCAACAAGCCTCCATGCACATGTACCAACTCACACAGCTAACAAACACTACATACATGAGgattctggaaaattctctgaTGCAACCCTAAGCCGTAGACGACATATAAAAAcacacactggagagaagccttttCAGTGTGACACATGTGGGAAAGCCTTTGGATCATCCTCATACCTACGCATTCACATACGAATTCACACTGGAATAAAACCCtacagatgtaagagatgtggaaaAGCATTTGTATCCTCATCATACCTTCAAGTTCACAGTCGAATTCACACTGGAATAAAACCCTacaaatgtaaggaatgtgggaaagaCTTCTCTCAATCCTCAAACCTCACTGGACATATGAAAACTCACACTAGAGACCAGGCCTATAAGTGTAAGGTATGTGGGAAAGACTTCCATCGATCCTCAGACCTCATTGGACATACGAAAACTCACACTGGAGAGCAACTGTataaatgtaaggaatgtgggaaagcctttggGTCGTCCTCACACCTTCGTGTTCACAGTCAAATTCACACTGGAATAAAACTATACAAATGTCAAGACTGTGGGAAAACCTTCACTGGTTCCTCTCGCCTTATTGAACACATGAAcactcacactggagagaagccttttAAGTGTGAAACATGTGGGAAAACCTTCACTCAATCCTCATGCCTtactaaacatatgaaaatacaCACTGGAGAAAAGCCTCTTAAGTGTGACATATGTGGGACTACTTTTACTCAAACCTCATACCTTACTCAGCATATGAGAACACACACTGGGGAGAAGCCTTTTAAGTGTGACAAATGTGGGAAGGCCTTTGCTGCTTACTCATATCTTAGTAACCATTTCAgaactcacactggagagaagccttttAAGTGTGACACATGTGGGAAAACCTTCGTTCAATCCTCAGGCCTTTCTCAACATAAGAAAACTCACACTGGAGAAAAACCTTTTAAATGTGACACATGTGGGAAAACCTTCAGTCAATCCTCATACCTTTCTCGACATATGAGGAcacacactggagagaagccttatAAATGTGATACATGTGGGAAAGGCTTTGGGTTTTCTTCTATTCTTCGTAGACATTTACAATCTCATACTGGGGAGAAGACTgctaaatgtgaaaaatgtggGAAAACCTTCACTCGAGCCTCAGGCCTTACTCAACATATGACAAcacacactggagagaagccttatAAGTGTGACAAATGTGGGAAGGCCTTTGCTGATTCCTCGTGTCTTACTAAACACATTAgaactcacactggagagaagccttttAAGTGTGACAAATGTGGGAAGGCTTTTGCTGTTTCCTCACGTCTTACTAAACATTTTAgaactcacactggagagaagccttttGAGTGCAATATATGTGGGAAAACATTTACCACTTCTTTGTCTGTTACCATGCACAAGCGAAggcacactggagagaaaccatattcTTGTAAGGGACGTGGGTAG